The sequence TTATGCCCAGGCCATTGAACAGAACAGGATTTCATTCATAATCACATTTTCCGAGGAGTTCCTGATTTCCATTTCTGCGGCATTGATATTGACTCAGATATTGGGTGGAATAGGCATATGGATTGCAATCTTATTGTCTGAAACAGTACCTATTTTAATTTATATTGGAATGGCAATACGCCTGCAAAAGTCTCATAAGAGTGAAATCAAAAGCATATTATTGCTTCAGGATTCAAATCTTTTGAATTTCACATTTAGCAAGGACCATAATGAGTATCCTGAAGAAGTCTCACAAAAGGTTGAAACAACATTCAAGCAATATTCCCCGATGTTTTTCTCATCAGTGGAGGGCATATGTGAAAACATTTTTGAACATGATTCCTCGGTTGAGCTAATCGACATTACCTTAAGGATGATAAACGGCAAGGCTGTGGTTCAGTTCATAGATGACGGTGAGCTATATAATCCGTTCAGCGATGATGAGTTCAGTGAATCTCAAACAATCAGGAAATTAAGAGAAAACAATTGTGAATTGGAGTATACTAACGTTTTAGGGTTCAACAAGTCCTATGTAAGATTCAATTATTAGTTTTTAAAAAAAAGAAATTGGAAAGATAAGAATTTATCTTTCTTCGATGGTTACTTTGTTCATTACGTCTCCTTGACGGATTGCGTTAACGACATCCATGCCTTCAATAACTTGACCGAATACTGTGTGGACACCGTCTAAGTGTGGTTGTGGTGAGTGTGTAATGAAGAATTGGCTTCCACCGGTATCTTTACCAGCGTGTGCCATGGACAGTGCACCGGTTCCGTGTCTGTGAGGGTTTCCTTCGGTTTCACATTTGATTGTGTATCCAGGTCCGCCTGTACCGTTACCTTTAGGACATCCACCTTGGATTACAAAGTTAGGTATTACTCTGTGGAAGGTTAATCCGTCATAGAAACCTTGTTTTATTAGTTTTTCAAAGTTAGCTACAGTTCCAGGTGCTTCATTTGGGAAAAGTTCGAGAACAATGTTTCCCTTATCAGTTTCAATAGTTGCGACTTTCATTTTTTCACCTAATTTTTAAATAATACTATTAATATAAATATTATTGATTAAATAGTTTATGGAGGATAAAATGAATACTCAAGAATTAATTAAAATTGAAGACGATTATTTTATTAACACTTTCACAAGACAACCAATCGTGCTCGACCATGGGGACGGCTGTAAGGTAACAGACATTGACGGAAACGAATATCTGGACATGTTTGCAGGAATTGCAGTTAACTGCTTAGGCCACAATCATCCTAAGCTTGTAAAGGCAATCCAGGACCAGGCTGAAAAACTGATCCACATTTCAAGCATCTACTACAATGAGCCTGCATTGGTTTATGCTAAAAAATTAATTGACAAAACAAGCTTTGACAGAATATTTTATGCAAACAGCGGTGCTGAGGCAAATGAAGGAGCAATAAAGCTTGCTGTAAAATACACAGGTAAAAGCGAAATCATCTCAACCGTTGATTCATTCCACGGAAGGACAATAATGACCCTTGCTGCAACCGGTCATGAGGAATACCATGAACCATTCAAGGCAGTAATGCCAAAAGGATTCATCAACGTTCCATACAATGACATTGAAGCCATCAAGGAAGCGGTCAATGAAAATACAGCCGCAATCATTGTCGAACCTGTACAGGGTGAAGGTGGAGTCAACGTTCCTGATATTGAATACTTAAAAGAAATCCAGAAAATCTGTAATGAAAACGACATCGTATTCATTGTCGATGAGGTCCAGACCGGTTTTGGAAGATGCGGAACACTCTTTGCACATGAATTGTTCGATGTAAAACCTGACGTAATGACAATGGCTAAAGGAATCGGTGGAGGAGTCCCAATGGGCGGAATCCTTGCAACCGAAAAGGTAGCTAGCGCTTTCGTTCCAGGAGACCACGGTACCACATTCGGTGGAGGTCCATTGGTAGCGGCTGCAGCAAATGCCGTACTTGACGCATTTGAAGAAGAGGACATCCTGGCAAATGTCAATGAAGTCGGCGAATACTTCCTATCAGAGCTTAAAAAATTGGATAAGGAAATTATCGCTGACGTGCGTGGTGTCGGATTGATGGTTGGAATCGAACTGACCAAACCTGGTGCTGAATACGTTGACAAACTCCGTGAAGCAGGATTTTTAATCAACTGTACCTCTGGCAATGTCTTAAGGTTCGTACCACCATTGACAATTACCAAAGAAGAAATTGATGAGTTTGTAAAAGCTTTAGATGAAATACTCTAAAGCCTATAATTCTTTTTTTTTAAAACTTTTTCTAGACAACCTGACAGTGTCAGGGTTTTGATTTCATCTATTGAAGCGTACCTTGCATCGGTATGCTCATCGCTAATTTTTACCTCACCCTTAACATCATCAAGATACATTATCATCTGAACTGTTCTTTTAAATGGATAATCGTGCTGTATGGCTATTGCAAGATCTCCCACCTTACAGTCAAGATTTGTCTCCTCCTTTATTTCCCGTAAAAGTGCATCATCGAAAAACTCGCCATTTTCCACCTTGCCTCCGGGAAGTTCCCAGGTGTCCGGGTCGGTACGGCTTTTGGGATGCCTTTTAAGGACTAGAATTTCACCATCGTCATTTTTGATAATTCCTCTCATTGTAAGTCCGTAATCTCTTTTCATATTATTTAATTTTAACAATATATTTTTAAACATTTTGCCATTCTTATCGGAAAATGCTTTTCCTTAATTACTTTTAAATAAAAACAAATCAATATCTATAACTATAATGAAACTTTATAAGGAGTTTAGATTATGGATTTAAATATTAAAGTAAACGATAAAAACCACCTTGATATCGGTGGCGCAGATGCAGTAGACATTGCAGAAGAATTCGGAACTCCAACCTATGTAATGGATGAAAACAGAATAAGAGAAAACTACAATAAATTCTATTCAACCTTTTCAAAATATTATCCTGACTTTAAAGTATTTTACGCATGCAAAGCCAATACCAACCTTGCAGTAATGAAAATATTGGAAAGTGAAGGCTGCTGTATTGACGCAGTTTCACCTGGTGAGGTTCACATTTCAAAAATGCTCGGCTTTTCAGGTGACAGAATATTATTCACAGGTAACAACATAACCAATGATGAATTGAAATTCGTCCACGACGAAGGGGCTGTCTTAAACATCGATTCAGTCTCAGCACTCAAAAGACTTGCAAAAATAGTTGATCCTGAAGGACTTAAAATATCATTCAGGGTAAACCCAATGGTAGGTGCAGGACACCACGACCACTGTATCACCGGTGGTGTAATGAGTAAATTCGGTATCATGGACAATGAGGCATCAGAGGTTTATTCACTTGCAAAAGAACTCGGATTCAATCCTGTAGGTATGCACTCCCACATCGGATCCGGTATCCTTGACCCTGAACCATTCAAACTCGCTATCGAATCCACAATGGACATTGCAGGAAAGGTCCATGAGGAAGCTGGAATCGATTTTGAGTTCGTTGACTTCGGTGGAGGTGTAGGTGTTCCATACACTCCTGAAGAAAAACTTCTTGACCTTGACAAATTTGCTGAAGTCAATGTGGGACTCTTCAAGGAAAAACTCGAACAGTATGATATGGGCAACCCTACAATGTATCTTGAACCTGGAAGATACCTTGTTGCTGACGCATGTGTGCTTTTAGTAACCGTAAACAGTGTAAAACAAAGCTACCGTAAATTCATCGGTGTGGATGCTGGTTTCCACACACTCTTAAGGCCGGCAATGTATGACTCATACCACCACATCGTGGATGCAAGCAGAATGGACGCTGCCAACACCCAGGAAGTGGATATTGCAGGTAACGTATGTGAATCAGGTGACCTGTTTGCACGTGACAGACCAATGCCTGACGTCGAAGAGGGTGACGTTTTAGGTATCATGAATGCGGGAGCATACGGTTTCACCATGGCATCACATTACAACTCAAGACCATTGGCATCAGAAGTTCTCGTAACTGACGGAAAATGTAATATTGTACGTGAAAGAGAAACCTTTGAAGACTTGTATGCAAAACAAAGAGTTCCACCACATTTAAAATAAGTTGATACTATGGTAGATTTAAAAGGATTAAAATTTTCAAAAATGCATGGAATCGGAAATGATTTCCCAATCATCAACGAATTCGACGGTGAGGTCATTCCTGAAGCTGACAAACCTGAAGCATGCAGAATTCTTTGTCACAGAAACTTCGGTGTCGGAGGGGACGGTGTCTTATTTGTGGAACCGTCTGAAGTTGCCGACATCGGATACAGAATGTTCAATCCTGACGGCAGTGAAGCTGAAATGTGCGGTAACGGTATCAGATGTTTTGGAGACTTTGTTTACAGAAAAGGCATCCTAAAACAGGAAAAAATGACTGTTGAAACCCGTGCAGGTATCAAAACCATTGAAATCACTCTTGAAGACGATGAGCCGGTGCTCTTCAAGGTTGACATGGGACTTTCAACATTCAAGACTCCTGAAATACCAATGACAAGTGATGAGGATGAATTCCTTGACGGCGAACTTGAAGTTGTCGATACAACATTCAACGTAACCGCAATCAGTGTGGGAAACCCTCATGCAATCATCTTCGTTGATGATGTTGACGCAATTGACATCGATAAGTACGGCCCCGCCATTGAGGCACATGAATTGTTCCCTGAAAAGATCAACGTTCACTTTGTTGAGGTCATCTCCAAAAACGAGGGTAAAATGAGAACCTGGGAACGTGGTGCTGGAGTAACTCTCGCATGCGGTACCGGTGCAACCTCAACTGCAATTTCAGGATTTAAGCTCGGCCTCTTTGATAGTGATGTATTGCTTCATTTGCCTGGTGGAGACTTGAAATTCAATGTATATGAAAAAGAAGATGCTTTGGGCGCTTTCATGGAAGGCCCAGCCAAATTAGTTTTCGATGGAGAATTCTAATTCTCCTTCATTTTTCTTAATATTCCAACTGCAATATCGACCACCGCCAATATCACAATCAGTATTGTCCATATGCTAATTTCTTTTCTTATTGCTGCAAATAATGCCGCAAGAATTATTAAAATCACACCAATAAGTATTGATAATTTCCATTGTTCCATTGTATCACCTTTTAAATTTTGTAAGCATTAATCAATGTTATGTCTTCAAAAAAGAAGTGTTCCTTTTCCTTTATTTCTGCAATGAATCCCATTTCATCAAACTTCTGCAGGGTTTCCTCATTGCCTGACAGTGAAGACTGTATCATCTGCACAATTCCACCGTCATTTAAATGATTTTCCACTTCATTTAAAAACATGTCAATTACTTTTCGACCATTTAATCCACCATCGAATGCATAATTTAAAGTGTCATCAATAACATCGCCATCTTCGGTTGGTAGATATGGAGTATTAAATAAAATTACATCAAATTTTCTATTTTCAACAGGTTCAAAGAGGTTGCCGAATAGGATTTCAATGTTTTTTATGCCGTTGTCCTCGAAGTTTTTTCGGGCAAGCTCACAGGCATCAAAGTTGATGTCGGTAACCGTGATTTTATCAGTCAGCCTTGAGGCATACATGGCGACAATCCCAGAACCTGTACCAATCTCCAATACGCTTTGTCCCTCTTTTATTTCCAGATTGTCGGCAAGAAGATAGCTGTCCTCCGCCGGGATATATACATTGTCATCAGTGTTAATTATAAAATCAGCCATAAAATCACTCTTCAAATAATGGGTATAGGTTTTTTGAGATGAACATAATCTCTTCGGGAGTGAGAACGACAACCCTTTTTTTAAGATAATCAATAAGTTTTTCATCCTCAATCGCATTCAATCTCTTTTTCAGGACTTTCTTGTCAATATTTGAGATTACGTGTCTTGAATCAATAAGGGCATTGCGTATTTTCTTGTTTCTGTGTTGAAAAAGGGCTTTTGTAAATTTAGAATAAGTTTTAAAATCATCCTCAGCTATTGTATTTTCCTTTGGTGTCAGTTTGACGACAGTGGAGTCTATCTGCGGCTTTGGAATGAAGCTTTCGCAGCTCACATCGGTCATCTTTTCGACATCGCACTTAAAGTAAAGCATCGCTGAGAGTCTTGAGTAGTTCTTTGATCCGACTTCACCATTCATGCGCTGGGCAAATTCCTTTTGATACATTAGAATCGCAAGGTCAAAATCATAATCGAGAAATTTAAATGTAATCGGTGATGAGATTTGATAAGGTAGGTTAGAGATGATTTTATTGAACGGGGCAAAATCCACCTTCAACGCATCATCGTTAATCAGTTCTACATTATCTATGTTTTCTTTTTCAAGTCGTTTAGCCAGTATTTCACAAATATTTGAGTCCTGTTCTATGGCTATGACCTTTTTTGCTCTTTTGGCAAGTTCAATTGTTAGTGTACCGATTCCCGTACCGATTTCCAAAACAACATCATCCTTTGTGATGTTTCCAAAGTCAATAATCTGGTCTCTTTTGTTTTTATCAATCAGATAGTTCTGACCCAGATTTCTGTTTAACTTTATCCCATTTTCATTCAAGATATCTTTGGTTATTTTGGATAGGGATTGGGAATTTTCACTAATCAATTTATCACTTATCTTCTAGAAGATCTTGGAGGTTGTGTAAATAAGTAATATTTATTCTTACCCCTTTTTGGTTTTGTAGTGTCAAGTTCTTGTTTAACACGGTTAACAATCATTCCTGCAGGATCAGCTAAAGTTGGAAGCCTTTCTGAAATGTCTTTGAAACTTTCAAAAGGTTTTTCTCTTGCTTTGATGATGTCCCACATGTATTTTTTACCAATTCCAGGAATCAGTTCAAGAGAATGCATTCTTGTACTTACTGAATCTGCAGTGTTAAAGAATTCAACAAATTTATCTTCATTAGCTTCAACAATATCGCGTATAGCATAATCCATTTCGATTCTGCTTGTTGCGGTAAGGTTTTCATAATCTAATTTTCCAAGAACCCTGTATATTTTATCTCTTTTTCCTTTACCAATATATACGGTATCTTGGATTTCTAAATCAACACCATTTTTAGGAGCTAATTCAAGTAAAGTGAATTTTTCTGTACCAATAGCTTGAGCAATAGGTTTACCACCGAATTTAGACATATCAGATTTGACATATCCACGACTGAGATAATCAAGCACAACAGCATTTTCTTCCTTTTGCACTGTTGGTTTTTTTTCATTTTTATTTCTATTATCCATTTTATCACTC comes from uncultured Methanobrevibacter sp. and encodes:
- a CDS encoding acetylornithine transaminase; its protein translation is MNTQELIKIEDDYFINTFTRQPIVLDHGDGCKVTDIDGNEYLDMFAGIAVNCLGHNHPKLVKAIQDQAEKLIHISSIYYNEPALVYAKKLIDKTSFDRIFYANSGAEANEGAIKLAVKYTGKSEIISTVDSFHGRTIMTLAATGHEEYHEPFKAVMPKGFINVPYNDIEAIKEAVNENTAAIIVEPVQGEGGVNVPDIEYLKEIQKICNENDIVFIVDEVQTGFGRCGTLFAHELFDVKPDVMTMAKGIGGGVPMGGILATEKVASAFVPGDHGTTFGGGPLVAAAANAVLDAFEEEDILANVNEVGEYFLSELKKLDKEIIADVRGVGLMVGIELTKPGAEYVDKLREAGFLINCTSGNVLRFVPPLTITKEEIDEFVKALDEIL
- a CDS encoding HemK2/MTQ2 family protein methyltransferase translates to MADFIINTDDNVYIPAEDSYLLADNLEIKEGQSVLEIGTGSGIVAMYASRLTDKITVTDINFDACELARKNFEDNGIKNIEILFGNLFEPVENRKFDVILFNTPYLPTEDGDVIDDTLNYAFDGGLNGRKVIDMFLNEVENHLNDGGIVQMIQSSLSGNEETLQKFDEMGFIAEIKEKEHFFFEDITLINAYKI
- a CDS encoding NUDIX domain-containing protein, yielding MKRDYGLTMRGIIKNDDGEILVLKRHPKSRTDPDTWELPGGKVENGEFFDDALLREIKEETNLDCKVGDLAIAIQHDYPFKRTVQMIMYLDDVKGEVKISDEHTDARYASIDEIKTLTLSGCLEKVLKKKNYRL
- a CDS encoding peptidylprolyl isomerase, which codes for MKVATIETDKGNIVLELFPNEAPGTVANFEKLIKQGFYDGLTFHRVIPNFVIQGGCPKGNGTGGPGYTIKCETEGNPHRHGTGALSMAHAGKDTGGSQFFITHSPQPHLDGVHTVFGQVIEGMDVVNAIRQGDVMNKVTIEER
- a CDS encoding DUF655 domain-containing protein codes for the protein MDNRNKNEKKPTVQKEENAVVLDYLSRGYVKSDMSKFGGKPIAQAIGTEKFTLLELAPKNGVDLEIQDTVYIGKGKRDKIYRVLGKLDYENLTATSRIEMDYAIRDIVEANEDKFVEFFNTADSVSTRMHSLELIPGIGKKYMWDIIKAREKPFESFKDISERLPTLADPAGMIVNRVKQELDTTKPKRGKNKYYLFTQPPRSSRR
- the rsmA gene encoding 16S rRNA (adenine(1518)-N(6)/adenine(1519)-N(6))-dimethyltransferase RsmA, whose product is MISENSQSLSKITKDILNENGIKLNRNLGQNYLIDKNKRDQIIDFGNITKDDVVLEIGTGIGTLTIELAKRAKKVIAIEQDSNICEILAKRLEKENIDNVELINDDALKVDFAPFNKIISNLPYQISSPITFKFLDYDFDLAILMYQKEFAQRMNGEVGSKNYSRLSAMLYFKCDVEKMTDVSCESFIPKPQIDSTVVKLTPKENTIAEDDFKTYSKFTKALFQHRNKKIRNALIDSRHVISNIDKKVLKKRLNAIEDEKLIDYLKKRVVVLTPEEIMFISKNLYPLFEE
- the lysA gene encoding diaminopimelate decarboxylase, whose product is MDLNIKVNDKNHLDIGGADAVDIAEEFGTPTYVMDENRIRENYNKFYSTFSKYYPDFKVFYACKANTNLAVMKILESEGCCIDAVSPGEVHISKMLGFSGDRILFTGNNITNDELKFVHDEGAVLNIDSVSALKRLAKIVDPEGLKISFRVNPMVGAGHHDHCITGGVMSKFGIMDNEASEVYSLAKELGFNPVGMHSHIGSGILDPEPFKLAIESTMDIAGKVHEEAGIDFEFVDFGGGVGVPYTPEEKLLDLDKFAEVNVGLFKEKLEQYDMGNPTMYLEPGRYLVADACVLLVTVNSVKQSYRKFIGVDAGFHTLLRPAMYDSYHHIVDASRMDAANTQEVDIAGNVCESGDLFARDRPMPDVEEGDVLGIMNAGAYGFTMASHYNSRPLASEVLVTDGKCNIVRERETFEDLYAKQRVPPHLK
- the dapF gene encoding diaminopimelate epimerase, whose translation is MVDLKGLKFSKMHGIGNDFPIINEFDGEVIPEADKPEACRILCHRNFGVGGDGVLFVEPSEVADIGYRMFNPDGSEAEMCGNGIRCFGDFVYRKGILKQEKMTVETRAGIKTIEITLEDDEPVLFKVDMGLSTFKTPEIPMTSDEDEFLDGELEVVDTTFNVTAISVGNPHAIIFVDDVDAIDIDKYGPAIEAHELFPEKINVHFVEVISKNEGKMRTWERGAGVTLACGTGATSTAISGFKLGLFDSDVLLHLPGGDLKFNVYEKEDALGAFMEGPAKLVFDGEF